The Gemmatimonadota bacterium DNA window TTTATTTTCGTTCGATCTTTTCAGGAGGAAAACATGGCGAAGGAAAAATTTGAACGGGACAAACCCCATGTCAACATCGGTACAATCGGGCATGTTGATCACGGGAAAACCACGCTGACTGCCGCTATTACCAAGACGCTGGCAGCTAAGGGGCTTGCCGATTTTATGCCCTTTGATGACATTGACAAAGCACCCGAAGAAAAAGAGCGTGGAATCACCATTAATACGGCTCATGTGGAATACCAGACGGAAAATCGGCACTATGCCCACGTAGATTGTCCCGGACATGCTGACTATGTAAAAAATATGATCACGGGTGCCGCGCAGATGGATGGCGCAATTCTGGTCGTTAGCGCTGCAGATGGTCCCATGATTCAGACCCGCGAGCATATTCTGCTTTCACGCCAGGTCAATGTGCCTTCTATCGTGGTTTTTATGAATAAGGTCGATATGGTCGATGATGAAGAATTGCTCGAGCTCGTTGATCTGGAAGTCCGCGAGTTGCTGGATCAATACGATTTTCCCGGCGATGATGTGCCAGTGATCCAGGGATCTGCTCTCAAAGCTTTGGAGTCTGATGATCCCGATTCCGAAGATTGTGCCTGTATCTGGGAGTTAATGGAAGCCGTAGATGAAAATATTCCGGAGCCTGTGCGCGAGATTGACAAAGATTTTTTGATGCCGGTTGAGGACGTATTTACGATCACGGGGCGCGGTACAGTAGGTACTGGACGCATAGAACGCGGCGTGGTCAATGTCGGTGAGGAAGTTGAGATTGTGGGCATTCGCGAGAGTCGCAATACAACGGTTACGGGCGTGGAAATGTTCCGCAAACTGCTGGATGAGGGCAGGGCTGGTGACAATGTCGGTTTGTTGCTTCGCGGTGTTGACAAAGATGAAATTGAACGCGGCATGGTGGTTGCCAAGCCAGGTTCAGTGACCCCCCACAAAAAGTTTAAAGGCGAAGTTTATGTGCTGACAGATAAAGAAGGTGGTCGCAGCAAACCCTTCTTTACCGGCTATCAACCTCAGTTCTATTTTCGCACAACGGATGTGACTGGCAAAGTCGAGTTGCCCGAGGGCATAGAAATGGTCATGCCCGGCGATAATGTGACCATGTCTGTGGAACTGCTTACGCCAATCGCTATGGAGACCGAACTGCGATTTGCCGTGCGGGAAGGTGGTCGAACCATTGGCTCGGGTGTGATTACTGAAATTGTTGAATAAGAACTGCAAGGGGATGCCTCGTGCCTGCACAAAAAATTAGAATTAGACTAAAAGCATATAACCACAACGCATTGGATCGATCTGCTGAAGAAATCGTTCGGACCGCAAAACGGACTGGGGCGCTTATTTCAGGCCCCATTCCTCTGCCGACGAGGCGCTCGCTCTATACGGTATTGCGATCTCCACATGTCGATAAAAAATCGCGTGAGCAGTTTGAGATGCGCGTACACAAAAGGCTGATTGACATTCACAACTCAACGCCCCAAACGGTAGATGCTCTGATGAAGCTGGACCTACCTGCGGGTATAGATATTGAAATCAAGGTGTAGTCATGCTGGGATTGATTGGAAAAAAAATCGGTATGACACAGGCATTTGACGACGCAGAAATGTTGACGCCTGTCACGGTTCTCGAAGTTGTACCGTGTCCCATAGTGCAGATCAAAAATTGGGATTCGGATGGGTATATGGCATTGAGGGTTGGGTACGATGAGATTCGGCCCAATCGGTTAAACCGCGCGGATCAGGGGATTTTCAAGAAGGCAGGGGTTAACCCCCATCGAGGCCTTGTGGAATTTCGAGTTGATGATGTCTCCGAATATGCTATAGGCGAGACTCTCAATGTCAGCATGTTTGAGGCAGGCGAGGTTGTCGATGTTACGGCTCGATCAAAAGGTCGTGGATTTCAGGGTGGTGTCAAGCGCCACGGATTCAGAGGTGGCCCCAAAACCCATGGACAATCCGACAGGCATCGCGCGCCTGGTTCTATAGGTCAAAGTTCGAATCCTTCGCGGGTGTTTAAGGGAATGCGTATGGCAGGTCATATGGGGGATCAGAGGGTAACAGTTCGGGGCTTGAAGGTTCTGAGTGTAGATACCGAGCAAAATTTACTCCTCTTAAAAGGTGCCGTACCAGGAGGTAAAAGGGCTACGGTTGTTATTGAGAAACGCAACTGATTTGAGGTAAGCGATTATGGCATCTGTTGGGGTTTGCAATCTTGAAGGTGAAGAAGTTGGATCGATGGAGCTACCCGAATCAATTTTTGGAATTGAACCATCGGCTGACGCGATCTATTATGTCGTTAAAGCGCATTTGACCAATCAGCGGCAAGGCAATGCCTCGACGAAAACCCGCTCAGAAGTCAATCGGTCAAAACGGAAGATGTACCGACAAAAAGGTACGGGGCGTGCCCGTAAGGGAACAGCTGGATCGCCTATATTGATCGGTGGTGGGGTGGCTCATGGCCCCAGACCGAGATATTTTCGGGAACGGGTGCCCAAAAAAGTCAAAAAACTGGCCATACGCTCGGCATTTTCGCAAAAGGCACTCGGCGAATCCATATCTGTTCTGGAAGATTTTGAGCTTGAGGTGCCCAAAACAAAGCGAATGGCACAAATGACACAAATGCTTGAAATCCAGGGACAAAAGATATTGCTATTGACGGATGGGACCGCTGAAAATACCGTCAAATCCTGTCGGAATATCCCCAGACTTTCCGTATTACCCGTTTCGCAAGTTTCAACTTATGACGTAGTCCATGCAGATGTTCTGGTTCTCACACGCAGTGCAGTGTCTCGCATTCAAGCTCTGTGGGGTGCCTCGTGAAGAATTCTAAGCAGATTATTCGGCGTCCCGTTATTACTGAACGGGCTTCCAATTTGCAGGAAAATCACAACAAATATGTATTTGAAGTTCTCAGTGGTGCAAACAAAGTTGATATTCAGCGTGCAGTTGAAGCCATGTTCGATGTCGAAGTCGTAAAGGTCAACACGAGTACAATGCACGGCAAAATCAAGCGGCTTGGACGGTTTCAGGGGCGCCGTTCCAACTGGAAAAAGGCTGTTGTCACCCTTGCTGATGGACATATTATCGACTTTTTTGAAGGATAACTCATGCCCGTTAAGAAATTTCGCCCAATAACGCCTTCGTTGCGGTTTAAAACAGTCTCTTCTTTTGAAGAGATTACAAAAGATACGCCTGAAAAATCCCTTGTTGAACCCAATAAAAAATCTGGGGGACGCAATAATCGGGGGCGTATCACGACCCGTCGTCGCGGTGGCGGACATCGGCGCAAGTATCGCCGGATTGATTTCAAGCGCGATAAAGTTGGTGTGCCTGCAATTGTGCATAGCATTGAGTACGATCCAAATCGATCGGCACGCATTGCACTCCTGCATTATGCCGATGGTGAAAAACGCTATATTCTGGCACCGATTGGTTTACGCGTTGGCGATGAGGTTTCCTCAGGTGCAGATGCAGAGATCAGGCCAGGTAATGCGCTTCCTCTGGCAAATATCCCCCTGGGAAGCAATGTACACAATGTTGAACTCAAGCCAGGAAAAGGCGGACAGATCGGTCGCTCGGCAGGTGCTGAAATTCAGGTGATGGCAAAAGAAGGCAATCTTGCAACTCTCCGCCTGCCTTCTGGCGAGCGTCGGTTGGTCCTGGTATCGTGTTATGCGACCATTGGGCAGGTTGGAAATTTGGAGCATGAAAATGTCGTTGTCGGAAAAGCTGGACGGACTCGCTGGTTGGGTAAACGTCCAAAAGTGCGTGGTGTTGCTATGAACCCAATTGATCATCCTCACGGTGGTGGAGAAGGTCGAGCAACAGGCGGCAGGCATCCGGTGACGCCCTGGGGACAACCCACAAAAGGATATAAAACGCGCAAAAAGAAAAATAAATCTGACCAGATGATCATTCAGAGACGCAGGTAATCAGGAGTATTATTTTATGGCACGGTCAATCAAAAAAGGGCCTTTTATTGAGCCGAGTCTCTTAAAAAAGATTGAGCAAATGAATAAGGGTGGTAATAAGCGGGTTATTCAGACGTGGGCGCGGCGATCGACAATTGCGCCAGAGTTTGTGGGGCATACGCTCGCTGTACACAACGGAAATAAATTTATCCCCGTTTATATTACGGAAAACATGGTTGGACACAAGCTCGGTGAATTTGCTCCTACGCGTACGCATCGGGGGGCGCGCGCGGGTCGATCTACTGAACGCGCCACTTCTTTACAGTGATATTTTGAGACGGGAATTTTAAATGGAAGCTCGGGCGGTATTGCGCTATTCAAGAATTTCACCGCGCAAGGTGCGACAGGTGGTTGATCTCGTGCGGGGTAAAGATGTGGAGGAAGCTTTCCACATTCTACAATTTACACCTAAAAAAGCCGCACGTATTGTAGCGCGCACCTTGCAATCTGCGGTTGCAAATGCGGTCAACCGCGAAGAAGAATCCGCAGTCGAAGACGCGCTCTTTGTGAAAGAAGCGTTTGTCGATGGTGGCATTGCGTTAAAACGGTTGCGTCCTCAGCCACGTGGTGCTGCTGGCATGATTCGCAAGCGATATAGCCACATCACGCTGATTATTTCAGACGAGGAATAGGAGAGTCACTTTGGGCCAGAAAACGCATCCAATCGGAGTGAGGTTGGGAATTGTCAAAGACTGGCGTTCCCGCTGGTTTGCCAATCGCGATTTTGCCAGTCTGCTTCAGGAAGACCTTATGCTCAGGCGATATATTACCAGTCGTCTGCAGCGGGCAAGCGTTGCACAAATAGACATTGAGCGTGCTCCTAAGCGGGTGACAATTTCGATTCACACCGCTCGTCCTGGTATTGTAATTGGACGCAAAGGCGCAGAGGTCGATAAATTGCGGGATGAATTAAAGCACCTGACAGGCAAAGAAATTTATATCAACATCAATGAAATTAAGCGGCCAGAACTCAACGCCCAACTCGTCGCCGATAATATCTCCCGACAACTCGAGCAGCGCGTCTCATTTCGCCGTGCAATGAAAAAAGCCGTTGCTTCAGCGGTGCGCATGGGGGCTGAAGGAATTAAAGTCGTTTGTGGGGGGCGCCTTGGTGGAGCGGAAATGTCTCGCGTTGAAAAATCAGAGCCTGCAGGACGCGTTCCACTCCACACGCTTCGCGCTGATATAGACTATGCCAGATCTACGGCTTATACGACATCGGGTACTGTAGGGGTAAAAGTCTGGATCTGTCACGGAGAAAAAATGGGTCAGGACATCCATCTGCCAACGTAAGTCGGGACAGGAGCGGCTATTATGTTAATGCCAAAACGGGTTAAATGGAGAAAGCAGCAGAGGGGGCGTCGCAAAGGTATGGCCTCTCGAGGAGCCAATATTTCTTTTGGCGAATACGGTTTGCAGGCTCTTGAACCGGGATGGATTACCAACAGACAGATTGAAGCGGCCCGCGTGGCGATTAACAAATCTTTGGGGCGCGGTGGGAAAGTTTGGATTCGCGTTTTTCCAGATAAACCCCTTACGGTTAAGCCAGCAGAGACCCGTATGGGCAAGGGTAAGGGCAATCCCGAATACTGGGTGGCAGTCATCAAACCCGGGCGGATCCTGTTTGAAATTGAGGGCGTGCCACGCGAAAGCGCGCAACGCGCAATCAAATTGGCCAGTCGGAAATTGCCCATTAAAGTCCGTTTTGTAGAACGCGGGGGACACGACGAATGAAACCGAGTGAAATTCGAGATCTAACTGCAAACGATGTAAGGGAAAGAATTGCTGAACAAGAGGATGAACTCGTGAATCTCCGCATTCAGTTGGCTACGCGCCAGCTCGATAATCCAATTGCATTTCGAGATGCCTGCAAGGATCTCGCTCGGCTTAAAACCGTGTTGCGCGAACACGAGTTAGGCATTCGAGAACTTCCCAATGCGTAATTTTTAAGGAGAATCGGTGTATGGTGGAAACTCGCAGGCACCGCAAAACACGTGTAGGGCTGGTGGTCAGCGACAAGTCTAATAAAACAATAGTCGTTGAGGTACGGCGGCAGGTGCCACACCCCCTTTATGGAAAAGTTATGCAAAGACGTTCAAAATTGGCGGCGCACGATGAGAATAATGAAGCCAGAGCCGGCGATGAGGTGATGGTTGTGGAAACGCGGCCTTTGAGCAAGACCAAGCGCTGGCGGTTGGTAGAAATTATAAAAAAGGCGCATTAGGTGGAGAGAACATGGTCCAGGAATATTCAGTATTAAATTGTGCGGATAACACAGGTGCCCGCAAGGTGATGTGTTTTCGCATTTTAGGAGGCACGAAGCGCAAGTATGCCAAACTCGGTGATACTGTTGTGGTTTCAGTTAAAGATGCACAGCCCAACAGTGGTGTAAAGCGCGGTGAGGTTGCGCGTGCCGTGATCGTCCGTACAAAGAAAGAGACGCGAAGGGCAGATGGGTCCTATATTCGGTTTGATGACAATGCCGCTGTTTTGATCAGCGCGGAAGGCGAACCTCGAGGGACGCGCATATTTGGACCCGTCGCCCGCGAGTTGCGCGAGAGGCGATTTATGCGCATTGTATCTTTGGCGCCCGAAGTGATATAAAGAAAGGTAAGTGTGTTGAGATGAGGATTCGCAAGGGTGATCAAGTTGAGGTGATAAGCGGTGTTTATACGGGTCAACGTGGGCGCGTTTTGCATGTGTGGCCCAGGAAAAAACGCGTGCTGGTGGAAGGGATCAACAATGTCAAGCGCCACACGCGACCCAATCCCAATAATCAGCAAGGCGGCATCGTGGAAAAGGAAGCGCCCTTGCATGTGTCCAATCTCATGATCGTTGATTCACAAACCGATGAGCGGACCAGGATTCGCATTCAGCGCCTCGATGATGGGTCGCGTGTGCGGATCGCTCAAAAAAGCGGTGAGCAAATTCCCGAAGTTGAATAACGAGGACGACATGGCAACGCGATTACAAGAATACTATGAGAACGAAGTTGTGCCTGCGCTCATCCAAAGATTTGGGTATAAAAATCACATGCAGGTGCCCAAATTGGAAAAGATTGTCTTAAACATGGGCGTTGGTGAAGCTGTTCTCAATGCCAAAGTCATTGAAAATGCTGTTGAAGATTTGACCCGCATTGCTGGACAGCGACCCTCAATTCGCAGGGCGCGAAAAGCCGTTTCAAACTTTAAACTGCGACAGGGTGTACCCATTGGCTGTGCTGTCACTCTTCGCAGATCTCATATGTACGAATTTCTCGACCGTTTTTTCAATTTCTCTGTGCCGCGTATTCGCGACTTTCGCGGCCTTTCAATGCGTTCATTTGATGGCCGGGGCAACTATACGATCGGTATTCAGGAACAAATTATTTTTCCCGAAATTGACTACGATCAAATCGACAAAATTCGCGGTCTCGATGTGACCCTGGTCACCACGGCCTCTACGGATGAAGAGGCTTTTGAACTGCTCAACAAAATGGGCATGCCGTTTCAAAATCAAGATTAAATAAAAAAATCAACATGAGGTCAGGTCTAATATGGCTAAAAAGTCTATGATTGCCAAAGCAAAGCGCAAACAGAAATTTGCAGTCCGCCGTTATAATCGGTGTCACAGATGCGGTAGGCCACGCGGTTATTTGCGCAAATTTGGTATTTGCCGTATATGTTTTCGCGAGTTGGCCCTTGCCGGTGAGATCCCCGGCGTGACAAAGGCCAGTTGGTAATTGAGGGAGAAGCTCACATGATGACGGATCCGATTGCCGATATGTTGACGCGTGTGCGAAATGCCTGTTGCGCTGGACATCGCAAGGTGGATATTCCGAGTTCCAGGATGAAGCGCGAGATTGCCCGCATTTTAAAAGAAAGCGGCTTTGTTCACAATTATGCGTATATCGATGACAATCGACAGGGGTATTTGCGCCTTTATCTTAAATATAGTCCCGACGAGGAAAGCGCGATTCAAGGGTTGAAGCGCGAAAGTCGCCCCGGTCTGAGAAAATATGTGGGTAAAGACGAACTTCCTCGAATACTCAATGGATTGGGTGTCGCTATTTTATCGACATCAAAAGGTATTTTGACAGATCGAACTGCGCGTAGAGAAGGCGTTGGCGGCGAAGTTATTTGTAGCGTCTGGTAGAGGCATAGAAGGAGTGCATTGTGTCGAGAATAGGTCAACAGCCGATTGACGTTCCAGGGGGCGTCAATGTGAAAATTGGAGCAACAGAGGCAGAAATAAAAGGTCCTAAAGGGGCTTTACAGGTACCTTTACATCCGCTCACGCAGGTCGTGCAAGAGGGTGAATCCCTATCTGTCACAGTGCAAGATCCCGAAGACAGGCATCACAAAGCTATTTGGGGCCTCACGCGTGCTTTGTTGGCAAATGCCGTTCAGGGCGTGACAGCTGGTTTTGAGAAGCAACTGGTTGTCGTTGGCGTGGGATATCGCGCAGATATGAAAGGGAAAAATTTGGACATCAACGTGGGGTTCAGTCATCCGGTAATGGTTGAAGCTCCTCAGGGAATTGAATTTAGTGTGGATGCGCCTCCTTCTGAGATCGAAAATTCCCAGGCGCTGGTTAAAATTAGCGGAGCCGATAAAGAACTCGTGGGACGCACAGCGGCGAACATCCGAAATATTCGGCCTCCCGAACCCTATAAGGGGAAAGGTATCCGCTATAGCGGCGAATACGTGCGGCGCAAGGCTGGCAAGGCAGCAGTAGCTTAAATTTTGAGGTTGTTCAATGGCAGATAAGCATATTAAAAAGACCAGGATGCACAGGCGTCGTCAAATGCGCATTAGAAAGAGGCTTTTGGGAACGGCTGATCGCCCGCGTCTGACGATTTTCAGGAGTCTAAAACATATTCAGGCGCAATTGATTGATGATGTGAATGGACGCTCTCTAATGGGCATAGCTTCAAATGCACCGCAACTCAAAGACCAGTTGCAAACTAGTGAAGGCAAATGCAACAAAAGTCGCGAAGTGGGTAAAGCATTGGCCGAGAGAGCGCAGGAAGCCGGAATCTCGCAGGTTGTTTTCGACCGCGCAGGTTATCTCTATCACGGTCGTGTCAAAGCATTGGCAGAAGGCGCACGCGAAGGCGGGTTGCAATTTTAATGTTAAGGAGTTGATTTTGAGCAGAATTGAAGCCACGGGTTTAGATCTGACGGAAATCGTCATCAACAACAGCATCAAACGAGTATCTCACGTTCGCAAAGGTGGACGACGCTTTGCCTTTAATGCGCTTTGTGTAATTGGTGACAAAAAAGGTATTGTTGGGATTGGAATGGGGAAAGCGGGCGAAGTCTCTGAAGCCATTCGCAAAGCTGCCGACGATGCAAAAAAGAATCTGGTGCGCGTGCCGGTCGTTGATGGAACATTGCCCCACGAGGTTATTGGACGGTTTGGCGCTTCTCGCGTTTTGCTCAAACCCGCTGCGCCCGGCACGGGAATTATTGCAGGAGGCGGTGTGCGTGCGGTTTTGGAGCTGGCTGGCGTTCAAAATGTGCTGACGAAGTCATTGGGGTCTCAAAATCCGCAGAATGCCGTTAAAGCCGCAATGGAAGGATTAACGCGGTTGAAAGATGCGAGAATGTTTGCACTATTGCGAGGCGTAGAAGAATCCGAATTGGTTTCTGTACGGGGGTAGTGATGGGCGATCAAAAAACACTGCGGGTTACACAAATTCGCAGTGCAATTAAGCGACAGAAAAAGCAGCAACGAACACTCGATGCGTTGGGAATTCGCCGCATTCGGCATACTGTGGAACACGCTGATTCTCCCCAATTGCGCGGCATGCTGGCGGCTGTTGCACATCTGGTCAAAGTTGAAGAAACTTGAAACACGGGATGCGAGAATGAAACTTGGGAATCTCTCTCCGCCCCAAGGGGCAACTGGTAAAAAGAAACGTTTGGGCATTGGTCCCGGCTCCGGAAAAGGCAAAACTGCGGGTAAAGGGCACAAAGGACAGCGCGCGCGTTCGGGATCCAAGCGCAAAGTCGGATTTGAAGGGGGACAAACGCCCCTGCACCGGCGCTTGCCGAAAGTTGGATTTAACAATCCTTTTCGGGTGACCTATCAGGTCGTAAATCTCGACGATTTGGCAGGTAAGGAGTTTTCGGGTGAGATTACTCCCGAAGTGCTAAAAGGTGCGGGTTTGATTGCCTCTACAAAACGCCCTGTAAAAATTTTGGGGCGAGGCGAAATTTCTGTACCATTGCAGATTCGGGTTCAGGCGATATCAGCTGCGGCAGAAAAAAAAGTTCTTGCAGCTGGCGGAGATGTTGAGACCAAAGCTGACTGAGCTCAGCTGAGAGGAGGCGGTGTTGCTCGAGAGCGTCAAGAGCGTTTTTAAAATTCCGGAACTGCGATATAAGGTGTTATTTACGCTGGGTATTCTGGCGATATATCGCCTGGGAGGGCAGATTCCCATACCCGGAATAGATCGGGTTGCTCTGGGGGAATTTTTTGCAGGCACCAGCCAAACGATCTTTGGTCTCTACGATATGTTTGTAGGTGGGGCATTTACCCGTGCGACGGTATTTGCACTGGGTATTATGCCTTATATCAGTGCATCCATTATTTTTCAATTGATGGGTGCTGTCGTGCCATCTCTTCAAAAGTTGCAAAAAGAAGGTGAAGCGGGGCGAAAAAAGATCATTCAATATACGCGGTATGGCACAGTTGCACTGGCTGCGGCGCAGTCCCTGGGGGTGAGTTTTTTCCTCGAGAGCCTTCAGTCGCCAGAGACCGGGCTTTCGGTTGTACTCTATCCCGGATGGGGCTTCCGGCTGTTGACTGTATTGACAATTACTGCCGGAACCGTGTTGATCATGTGGTTGGGGGAACAAATTGATGCACACGGTATTGGCAACGGAATGTCGCTACTCATTTTTATTGGCATTATTGCGGCATTGCCTTTTGTCGTGCGGCAGGAATATCGGGATTTTGTGACCAATGATAAACCAATTTTAATCGAAATAGCTGTTTTAATTATTGTTATTGCCCTGACTGCTCTGGTGGTACTCATAACACAGGGCACGCGTAGAATTCCGGTACAATACGCCAAACGCGTCGTTGGACGACGGGTATATGGTGGGCAAAGCACGCATATACCACTCAAAGTCAATACTTCTGGCGTGATGCCTATTATTTTTGCTCAGGCCATTATGTTTTTACCTGCGACAATGGCTGGCTTTGCGCCTAATAATGAATTTATGCAAAATCTCGCGTCTGCTTTTACGCCGAGTATGTCCTGGGTGTCATTACCCTACTGGTCGATTTACTCATTGCTGGTTATTTTCTTTGCTTACTTTTATACCGCCATTGTGTTTAACCCGATTGATCTCGCTGATAATATGAAACGGCAAGGCGGATTTATTCCCGGTGTCAGACCGGGCAAACGCACGTCGGACTTTATCGATCGGGTGCTTACGCGAATCAACATGCCAGGTGCGATTTTCTTAGCTGCAATAGCCGTTGGCCCATACTTTATTATTAATTCTATGGGGGTTCATCCGGGACTCGAACAAGTGTTTGGCGGTACGGGTTTGTTGATTATGGTCGGTGTGGCGCTCGACACTTTACAGCAGGTTGAATCGCATTTGCTGATGCGTCACTACGACGGTTTTATGAAGAAAGGCCGTATTCGAGGGCGCCGAGCTTGATTTACTCAGAATGCTGGAGATTTATTTATGAAAGTTCAATCATCTGTTCGCCGTCGTTGCAATCACTGCAAGATCATTCGCCGACGCGGTGTTGTGCGCGTGATTTGCAAAGTCAACCCGCGACACAAACAGCGACAAGGATAACCTCATAGGAGACGCAATCGCATGGCCCGAATTGCAGGTGTAGATATTCCCAGAGAAAAGCGCGTGGAAGTTGCGTTGACATATATTTTGGGCATTGGTTTGAGCACGTCACAAAAAATTTTAACACAGACGCAGATTTCGCCTGATACGCGCGTAGATGCTTTGACTGACGAGGAAGTCACCAAATTGCGCTCAGTTGTCGAAGGCGAGTACAAGGTTGAAGGTAACCTGCGGAGCGAAGTTGCGATGAACATCAAGCGATTGATGGATATTGGATGCTATCGCGGTTTGCGATGGCGTCGCGGTTTGCCGGTGAGAGGGCAGCGGACGCGCACCAATGCGAGGACGCGCAAGGGAAAGCAACCCCGGTATTGGCAGTCGCAGACGAACCGTATAGCTAAAGCAGGACAATCAAAGGAGGCGTCGTTTGGCAGTCAGAAGAGGGAGACGACGGAATAGACGCGTTGAAGCTCATGGCGTCGCACACGTCAATGCCAGTTTTAACAATACTATTGTCACTCTAAGTGACCGTGAAGGAAGAGTTATTTCCTGGTCATCAACGGGAAAAGTCGGTTTTAAGGGGTCGAGAAAAAGTACGCCCTATGCTGCTCAGTTGGCTGCCACTGATGCGGCGCGAGAAGCCATGGCAATGGGTTTGCGCCGGGTGGAAGTCTGGGTCAAAGGACCTGGCGTTGGGCGAGAAGCCGCCGTGCGGTCGCTACAGGGGGCTGGATTGGAAATTTCAGCGATCAAAGATGTTACGCCAATTCCGCACAATGGGTGCCGCCCGCCTAAGCGACGCCGCGTTTAACATAAGAAAACAGGAGATATTGAATGGCGAGATACACTGGCCCGAGTTGTAAATTGTGTCGCCGAGAAGGCATGAAGTTGTTTCTCAAAGGTGCGCGATGTCAAATGGACAAATGTTCATTTGACCGACGAAGTTATGCGCCCGGCATGCATGGACAAAATATGCGTCGAAAGCCGTCGGAATACGCGCTTCAGCTTCGTGAAAAACAAAAGACAAAACGTATCT harbors:
- the tuf gene encoding elongation factor Tu, producing the protein MAKEKFERDKPHVNIGTIGHVDHGKTTLTAAITKTLAAKGLADFMPFDDIDKAPEEKERGITINTAHVEYQTENRHYAHVDCPGHADYVKNMITGAAQMDGAILVVSAADGPMIQTREHILLSRQVNVPSIVVFMNKVDMVDDEELLELVDLEVRELLDQYDFPGDDVPVIQGSALKALESDDPDSEDCACIWELMEAVDENIPEPVREIDKDFLMPVEDVFTITGRGTVGTGRIERGVVNVGEEVEIVGIRESRNTTVTGVEMFRKLLDEGRAGDNVGLLLRGVDKDEIERGMVVAKPGSVTPHKKFKGEVYVLTDKEGGRSKPFFTGYQPQFYFRTTDVTGKVELPEGIEMVMPGDNVTMSVELLTPIAMETELRFAVREGGRTIGSGVITEIVE
- the rpsC gene encoding 30S ribosomal protein S3; translated protein: MGQKTHPIGVRLGIVKDWRSRWFANRDFASLLQEDLMLRRYITSRLQRASVAQIDIERAPKRVTISIHTARPGIVIGRKGAEVDKLRDELKHLTGKEIYININEIKRPELNAQLVADNISRQLEQRVSFRRAMKKAVASAVRMGAEGIKVVCGGRLGGAEMSRVEKSEPAGRVPLHTLRADIDYARSTAYTTSGTVGVKVWICHGEKMGQDIHLPT
- the rplD gene encoding 50S ribosomal protein L4, which encodes MASVGVCNLEGEEVGSMELPESIFGIEPSADAIYYVVKAHLTNQRQGNASTKTRSEVNRSKRKMYRQKGTGRARKGTAGSPILIGGGVAHGPRPRYFRERVPKKVKKLAIRSAFSQKALGESISVLEDFELEVPKTKRMAQMTQMLEIQGQKILLLTDGTAENTVKSCRNIPRLSVLPVSQVSTYDVVHADVLVLTRSAVSRIQALWGAS
- the rpsS gene encoding 30S ribosomal protein S19; translated protein: MARSIKKGPFIEPSLLKKIEQMNKGGNKRVIQTWARRSTIAPEFVGHTLAVHNGNKFIPVYITENMVGHKLGEFAPTRTHRGARAGRSTERATSLQ
- the rplC gene encoding 50S ribosomal protein L3 — translated: MLGLIGKKIGMTQAFDDAEMLTPVTVLEVVPCPIVQIKNWDSDGYMALRVGYDEIRPNRLNRADQGIFKKAGVNPHRGLVEFRVDDVSEYAIGETLNVSMFEAGEVVDVTARSKGRGFQGGVKRHGFRGGPKTHGQSDRHRAPGSIGQSSNPSRVFKGMRMAGHMGDQRVTVRGLKVLSVDTEQNLLLLKGAVPGGKRATVVIEKRN
- the rpsJ gene encoding 30S ribosomal protein S10, with protein sequence MPAQKIRIRLKAYNHNALDRSAEEIVRTAKRTGALISGPIPLPTRRSLYTVLRSPHVDKKSREQFEMRVHKRLIDIHNSTPQTVDALMKLDLPAGIDIEIKV
- the rplW gene encoding 50S ribosomal protein L23; the encoded protein is MKNSKQIIRRPVITERASNLQENHNKYVFEVLSGANKVDIQRAVEAMFDVEVVKVNTSTMHGKIKRLGRFQGRRSNWKKAVVTLADGHIIDFFEG
- the rplP gene encoding 50S ribosomal protein L16 — its product is MLMPKRVKWRKQQRGRRKGMASRGANISFGEYGLQALEPGWITNRQIEAARVAINKSLGRGGKVWIRVFPDKPLTVKPAETRMGKGKGNPEYWVAVIKPGRILFEIEGVPRESAQRAIKLASRKLPIKVRFVERGGHDE
- the rpsQ gene encoding 30S ribosomal protein S17, whose product is MVETRRHRKTRVGLVVSDKSNKTIVVEVRRQVPHPLYGKVMQRRSKLAAHDENNEARAGDEVMVVETRPLSKTKRWRLVEIIKKAH
- the rplN gene encoding 50S ribosomal protein L14 — translated: MVQEYSVLNCADNTGARKVMCFRILGGTKRKYAKLGDTVVVSVKDAQPNSGVKRGEVARAVIVRTKKETRRADGSYIRFDDNAAVLISAEGEPRGTRIFGPVARELRERRFMRIVSLAPEVI
- the rplV gene encoding 50S ribosomal protein L22, translated to MEARAVLRYSRISPRKVRQVVDLVRGKDVEEAFHILQFTPKKAARIVARTLQSAVANAVNREEESAVEDALFVKEAFVDGGIALKRLRPQPRGAAGMIRKRYSHITLIISDEE
- the rpmC gene encoding 50S ribosomal protein L29; translation: MKPSEIRDLTANDVRERIAEQEDELVNLRIQLATRQLDNPIAFRDACKDLARLKTVLREHELGIRELPNA
- the rplX gene encoding 50S ribosomal protein L24, producing the protein MRIRKGDQVEVISGVYTGQRGRVLHVWPRKKRVLVEGINNVKRHTRPNPNNQQGGIVEKEAPLHVSNLMIVDSQTDERTRIRIQRLDDGSRVRIAQKSGEQIPEVE
- the rplB gene encoding 50S ribosomal protein L2, which translates into the protein MPVKKFRPITPSLRFKTVSSFEEITKDTPEKSLVEPNKKSGGRNNRGRITTRRRGGGHRRKYRRIDFKRDKVGVPAIVHSIEYDPNRSARIALLHYADGEKRYILAPIGLRVGDEVSSGADAEIRPGNALPLANIPLGSNVHNVELKPGKGGQIGRSAGAEIQVMAKEGNLATLRLPSGERRLVLVSCYATIGQVGNLEHENVVVGKAGRTRWLGKRPKVRGVAMNPIDHPHGGGEGRATGGRHPVTPWGQPTKGYKTRKKKNKSDQMIIQRRR